Genomic segment of Litorilinea aerophila:
CGCTGTTTCCGTCCACTTACCCGAAGAGTCGTCTGTCAGCCGGATGGCGCTACGTCCGCCGGCACGGGCAGCCTGTAAAAACAGGATGCGCCGGTCAGCATAAACCAATTCCTCGCCTTGCCACAGGTGCCCTCCCAGGGTCCATTCCCGGAAGCAGTGATGTTGTGGCGTGCCCATTTGCTGAATCTCCGCCTGGATCTGGGCCAGGAAGGTCTGGCGACCGTCTGTGATCAATTCGACCATCGTCCAGGGCGGCGTCTCATCCACATCGGCAGAAGATACATCCGCCGGGGTGGGGCTTGTTGTAGCTGGCGCCCCCGAGTCTGGGAGTGGTGCCAGGCAGCCGGCCATGAAGGCCCCGGCCAGCCCCATCAAGAAGGGGCGGCGGGAAAAACTGGGGCGGTTGGGTCCCTGCTGCATGTTTCGGTTCATGACAGGCCTCCGGCGGGGAGCTCCTCTTGGGCGATGTGAAGCAGGGCCAGAGCCACGGCGGTGGCCCAGGGTAAAACTTTGAACTCGCCCCGGCGCAGCGCATCGGCCAGTTCGGCCCGGCTGAGCAACAATAGCTCTTGTTCCTCCAGATCGTCCGCGTCTGCCGGCTGCACCCAGCGGGCGCCCCGGGCCAGGTAGAGGTGGGCCCGGCCGTTGCCCCGGTTGCCGTCCACCACGTAGGAGCCCAGGGGAATCCAGACATCAGCCTGATAGCCCGTCTCCTCCAGAAGTTCCCGGCGGGCTGCCTCCAGGGGGTCTTCGCCTTCCTCAAGATATCCTCCCGCCACAGCGAGGGAAAGGGAATCTACCGCATACTTGGCCTGGCGAAAGCAGAGAAATTTCTTCTCCGCGGTTTCAACTACCACGTTGACAAAGGCGGGGGTCACCAGCCAGGGCCAGTTGGCGATCACCTGGCCGTCTGGCAGCTCTACGGTGTGATTTTCCACCACCAGAAAACGACCATCCCCGACCTGGAGCACTCGCTCTCGGGCCAGGGTTTTCCACGTTTGTAGCGGCGTCTGCTGCGATGGAGTTTGGGTCATGGTCCCTCCCGTGTTGGGGGAGCCTGCCGGGTGTCGCTCCCTGCCTTCTGGGGGGCTCAACCTGGGGTACGCCCCCTAGTGAACGTCCAGCCGGGCCACCCACTTGACCTGGCGGAGGGCGTCGTCCCGTTCATCGGGGACGATGAGCCGCACCAGGCCCTGGGCCCGCTGGAGGGGCTGACCATCCCGGGCGATGGCCAGCAGGATGGGGCGGCGGGTGGAGGCACGGAGCTCGTCCGCCGTCACCCGGTTGCCGAACCCATCGGCGCTGACCACATCCACGTACGACCAGCCTTGGCCAACCAGATGGGCCTGGAGCACGTCCGACAGGCGGGGGCCGGTGAAACAAAAAGGCCCCGATGTGCCGTGGCCGGTGCTGACGATGTAGCAGTCCGCCACTTCACATTGGGGCAGGCGCTGGAGATCCTCCGGCGTGATGAAAACTTCAGAGCCGTCCGGGCGCCGCAAGATGATGGACGGATCGGCGGTAGGGGGCTCCGGGTTGGGCTCGTGGGCATGTCCATGCAGCCACGCCGGCGTTTTTTCGTCTGTCATCGAATGCCTACAGTCGTCTGGCCTTAATCCCACGGCAGAAATGCGGCGCACTTCCTCTGGTGTAAACCATCGGTGAATGCCTGCCGGGATTTACGATTCAGTCTCCAGGCTGAAGGTCAGGGGGAAGCCATCCCGCTTGGCCCGCCCCTGGGCAATTTTGGCTAACTTTTCAGCTTCGGCTCGGGGGCGAACGACCACAACGGCCTGTCCCTTGGTGTGGGCTGTCCAGGCGATGTGATCGGCAATTTCTTCAGACAACATGAAGACACCCCCTAAAATATCAATCACATATTCGTAGGGCGTCACATCATCGTTGTGAATGATCACCCGGGCCATCCCCTCCGTGGAGGGCTGGGCGGTGGAAGCGGTCTGCTGTTCCACGTCCATTTCTGGTGTCATTTTCATTTGATTGGTCTGGGGTGTCGGCTGCACGGCGCTCTCAGACATGGTCCATCGTCTCTCCTTTCTAGCTGTATAGATACATCCAGAAGGATTCACTGCCATCTATTTTACCCGAACATGGACTCTCACGCCAGCATGAGTCATGATACAATGGCCTATGCCTGCCGTGACAGTAGGGTGCCTACAATCTGGCCGGTGTCTGGTAAGAGACCCTGAGGACGATTTTTGTTGGATCTTGGAACGTCTTGAATAGCGGGTTGAATAGCGGGGAGCTTGGATGGCGGCGAGAGGGAGACAGAGCGGGATGCCACTTCAAGTAGATGGAAGCCCGGGCGATGGGGCCAGCATGTTGGATCGGCGGGCAGGGAGGGAGGGCCTTCGGCATCCATCGTCAGCATTCACCCGGCTGGGGGCGGACTGGAGCCGGCTGGCGGCCCTGTGGGTATGGGTCGCGCTGACCTTCCTGGCCTTTTCGTTCCCGGTGCAGGCCATGCCGGCCAGCCAGGCCGAAACCTGTGCCTGTGACGCGGACCGTTATTCGTGTAGCGATTTCCCGTCGTGGATTCAGGCCCAGGAGTGTTATGCCTACTGCCTGGTCACGGTGGGTTTCGACATTCACCGCCTGGATGAGGACGGGGATGGCGTCGTCTGTGAGCTCCCCCTGTTGCTGCCCACGGCCACGCCTGCCAGTCTCTCGGAGGCTCCGGCTGTGCCGTCCCCGACGTTGTCCGTCTCGCCTCCTCTGACCCCTGTGACCTCGATTACTGCCACCCAGGCGTTAACGCCTGTGCAGCCGGTCACGGCTGCACAGGACCTGACCCCACCGCCAGCCCCCCCCGGAAACCGGGTTGCCTGGCAGGAGGTCGCCCCGTACGGCCTGGGTGCGGCGGGCATTGTGGTGCTCCTTCTGGTCTTCTGGTTCCTGCGCATCAGGCGAGGCAGCCAGGGCGGTGACCCCGATGGCGGTGGGCCACCCGAGCATCAGGCGACCACACGCCTGCCCTGACGGCGGGCGCGCTCTTCCTGGAGGGCCGCCCGGATCCGGCGAGTCAGCCTGGTCAGTTCCCGGATCTCCACATCTTCCAGGCTCGTGCTCAGGGCTTCCAGGTAGGGATCCACTTCCGCATCCTCTTCGAATGCCGACAGAATGTCGCTGACATCTCCCATGTCGGCCAGGGCATCCTCCGCCTGGTCCTCCGTGATCATGGCCTCGACCGTGGGGATCTGGCCGGGCTGGGGTACAGGGGGCGGGGAACCCGGGGCCGATTGGGTGGATGCCTGGGCTTGGTCCGGTTGTTGGGCTTGCTGGCCTTGCGGTTGACCCTCTGCCGGTGGTGGCGTCTGGCCAGGCTGGGCAGGTGGTTGCTGGGGCTGGGCTGCTGCCGGTGCCTGGGGCCCAGTTTGTGGCTGTGCTGTCTGTCCCTGTGGAGGCGTCCCGGCGGCTGGAGGCTGAGTGGTCTGACCTGTAGGCTGGGCCGCCGGTTGACCTGTTGTCTGGGGCGATGTTGGAGCGCCAGACTCTGAGGCCTGGGGCTGGCCTGCCGTCGCCTCGGCGGGGGGCGTCTGGGCGTCGGCAGTAGGCGGAACGGCGGCTGAGGCCCCGGCCTCAGCCGGTTCGGTTTCTTGTTGCCCGGTTTGAATCAGGTTCTGCACCTGCTGTACCAGGCTGGCCACGGCCTTGGTCTCCAGCCTGCCCACGCCAAACAGCCAGAGGGGCGGCAAGAGGGCCACCACCAGGGCGGCCAGCAGGCAGAAGAGGGCGGCCGCCACGGTGGCCACGATGGTGGGCTGGCGGGCCAGGGCCAGCCAGAGGGGGGCTCGCTCTGGGGCCAGGACCGGTTCCAGGGCGTGGAGCCATTGAACGGTCAGCCAGGTGATGCCTGCGGTCACTAACAGGCAGCTCCCGGCCACCAGGGCGGCTCGTCTACGATCCAGGCGCAAAACGGCGCGACTTTCATGGGGATTGGCCCACATCAGAGGATCCTTTCTACCAGCGGCGGCACCAGCAGGAAGCTGAGTCCGGACGTAAAGAGCATGATGGAAAGATAAAAGGTCAACTTCAGGCGATGGCCGCCGTCGGTGGCGATGATGGCGCCGGCGTTGATGAGGGAGAGCAGCAGCACCATGAAGATGGTCATCCAGCGGTAGAGGCCAATTTCCGGCGTGTTGAATACCGACATGGGCACCGTGACGGCTTCCGCACCCGGCTCCAGGGTGGGCATGGCCGCGTTCATCAGCTCGGAAAAGTTGTGGACGATCTCCAGAATCAGCACCATGAGCGTGGCCACAGCGCCGTGCATGACCACTGTCAGCCAGGTGAAGGTGGAAGCGGTCACCTTGCGTTTCGCCCGCAGCATGATGGTGCGGGCGGAGAAATCCGCGGTGAGGAAGGCGATGGTGTCCGGGTCGCCGCCCAGTTTCACGGCGTCGTTGAAAATGGTGACAGCCTCGCCGATGAGCTTGCTGCCTGTCTCCAGGGCAAACTTCTGCCAGCAGAGTTCGGGCGATATGGCGGCATTGAGGCGGTTGCGCAGTCGCTTCAGATCGGACTCCAGCGTGGGGAACGAGCTCAGGTCCAGCCGGTTGAGGGCCTCGGTGATGGTGGCGCCGGTAGAGACCGCCATGCTGCCCAGGGAGCGCAGGAACGGCCCAAATTCCCGGTCTTTTTTGTCGATTTCCCGGCCCGCCAGGACGCTGACCAGGCCCAGGGGGAAGAGGAGCACCGCCACCACCAGGGTGGTCACGCTGATGGGCACGCCCAGCACCAGGAGCAACGAGCCGATGACCACGATGGCAGGCAACAGGTAGAGGGCCATGCGGAGGGCTGTCCGTTGGGTCCAGGGGCCTTCTTTGGAGAACAGGTCGATCTTCTCTTTGGGCGCCGCCCGGGAGAGGATCCAGGCGGTGACGCCGGCCGTAAAGGCCGCGGTGATGACCAGCCCCACCAGGATCCCATCACCCAGAGGATAAATGAGGGACGAAGTCATGTTGATGATGATCATCAGGGACGCCGACACCGTCACCGCGGCGTAGGCGTCGGTCCACTTGGTCAACGAGGCCAGATCCCGTTCGTATTCCTTCTCGTAGAGTTGCCCCTGGACGCCTGCTTCTTCCGAGAGAAACTCGTGTTCTGGCTGGCCCGAGGCCAGGGCGTTGGAGAGGCGCAGCAGCAGGCTGACCATGGCTTCCGACTTGATGGCCAGGCCCACCAGGGAACAGGCCCGCGCGTAGTCGTAGCCCAGGGTCTGGGAGAGGAGGTTCACCCGGTCGAAATAGGCGGCCGGGTTGCGGGGCAGGCTGGAGCCCAGCTGGAAGATACGGTTGCGGGAGATGCCGGAGGCCGCCACAGCCGACATGTAGGTGAGCTGGTAGAAGAGGTCGAAGCCGTTGACCTCTTGAAAGCCGTCCCGTTTAAATAAGTCCCTGCTTATGCGCTTCAGCAATGACGCTAAAAAGCTTTTCAAAGCTGTTCATCCCCCCTCTCTTGTGGATTTTTTCCAGGATGGCCGCCCGTTTGCGGAGCTCGGAGTAGATGGCGCGGCGCTTGCTTTCCGGCAGGCCCCGCTTCATGGCTACCTTCTGTTCCAGCAGGAAGCTGTTCATGTCGCCGGGAAATTCGAAGGTGTCGTCTTCGGCCCGCCAGCGGAAGGCCGTCACAAAGGAGAAGGCATTCTCGATGGGATCGTAGTCCACGATCTCGTTCACGCTGACCACCCGGCGCACCGTCTGGCCGTTGGGTGCCCGGACTGCGGCCTGGATCACCACCAGATCCAGGTTGTCGATGTTGACTTTGGGCACGTTGATGGGTTCGCCGGTGAGGCGCTGGATGACCTTCTGCACCGATGAGGCGTGGAAGGTGGCCATCACGCCGTGGCCGGTCTGCATGGCCTGAAAGGCGATGTTGCCCTCCACACCCCGGATCTCGCCGATGAGGATGCGATCCGGGCGCTGACGGAGGGCTGCCTTGAGCAGGGCAAACATGTCCACCCCGCCGCCCTGGGCCTCCTTGCCCATGTCCCGCACCACTTCCCGCACCCAGTTGGGGTGGGGCACCTGTAGCTCCGGTGTATCTTCGATGGTGACGATCTTGGCATCGGGCCGGATGAAGGTGGTCAGGGCGTTGAGCAGGGTGGTCTTGCCCGAGGCAGTGGGCCCCACCACGAAGACGTTCATGTCCTCCTCGATGGCCAGCCAGAGGTAGGCGGCGATGAGGTAGTTCATGCTGCCGAACTCGATCAGGTCCAGCACGCTCAACACCTCTTCGCTGAACTTGCGGATGGTGAAATTGCTGCCCCGTTTGGCAATATCCCGCCCGTAGACGATGTTGATGCGGGATCCGTCGGGCAGGGTGGCGTCCACGATGGGGTGGCGTAGGGTCACCGGCCGCTTGATGCGTTCCCCCATCTGCACCACGAAGTCATCCAGGTCGTCGTGGGAGGGGAAGTAGATGGAGGATTTCAGGCTTTTGAAGATTTTGTGCTCGATGAACATGCGGCCGACCCCGCTGCAGCTGATGTCCTCGATGTAGGGATCCACCAGCAGGGGGTGCAGGGGCCCCATGCCCAGCTTGTCCCGCACCATGAGATACTTGAGGGCCAGCAGTTCCCGGGGCGAGACGGGTATCTTGCCGTTGCGTCGGGCCCGGGGCGAGTCGACGGTGCAGATCTGTTCGATGGCCCGGGTGAGGACGGCCTGGCGTTCTTCTTCCGGCGCATGGCCGATCTCTTCGGCCATGTCCAGCAAGCGGGCTTCCACCTTTTCCACCAGGCCGTTGAGGTTGACAGGCACCAGCGGATCGATGGGAATGTAATAGTCCCGCTCGCTTTTGGGATCGGGATAAATGTGGATGAAGACGTTCTCGTCGCTGGTGGGGTAGATGAGATTACGGACCTTCAACCCCCGCAGCTTGCGGGACAGCTTCGGATAGTAGGCCGGAATGCCGATTTCGTGGATGGGAAGCGCCTGCAGGTATTCCCACAAAAATGGTTTGGTCGCGGCCACCTCCCGCAGCGGTGGCGGCAATTGGTCCAACCGCAAAGGCGAGAGGCCGGCACGTACCTGGTCGAAATTGGTTTGCGGAAAAGGCAACCGATTTTCTTCCATGGCAATGGTTAGCCTTGCGCCTTACTGATGGGAATAATACGCATGCCCAGGCCGGGCTCCACTTCAAAACTGACGATGTTGCCGGTGCGTTTGCTGGCACCCCGCACCTTGGCCACTTCCATGGCCTTGATCAGCCGCTCGCCCACCTCTTCGGTGCGCATGCGTAGATGCGCGTCACAGAGGGAGGTGATGCGCACCAGCAGGTCTCGATCCACGGCGTGGGAGTGGATGACGATGATGATGGTCATGCCGTTGGAGCAGAGCCGCTTACACTGTTCGAAAAAATAGAGCACGGCCTCCGGCGTCGTGGCCGTGATGCAGGGTGTCAGGGCATCCACAAAGATGAGCTCCGCGCCCTTTTGCCCTTCGTTGCGGATGGCCTTGAGCAGGGCATCCAGGACTTCCCCCTTGGACTGGGAAATTTCCATGGGGAAAATCCGCAGCCGACCCAGCAGCAGGTAGTCCAAAATGTCGATGTTCAGGCTCTGCATCTGCCGGACCAGGCTCTTGACCGTGTTTTCGGTGGTGAAGAAGGCCAGCCGGGATCCGTCCGACAGGGACCCCCAGGTCATCTGCTGGGAGAGGACCGACTTGCCCGAGTGGGAGTCGCCCTCGATCAAGGTCAGGGAACCCAGCGGGATGCCCCCGCCCATCTTGTCATCAATTTCCCGGCTGCCGGTGGAGACCACCGTTTTGGTTTTTGCTTCTTCTTCCAGGGTTTCCAACTTTTCCTGCATCGTTTCTTTGCCCTACCTTCCCAAGGGCGGCCAGCGTCCGGGGCCTGGCTTGCCCGATGGCTTTCATGGCCCCGGCGCGGAAAATCGGTACGGTGACCTCGCCGTGGCATCGCTCCTCTCCAGCCGGCGGCAACCGATGCCCTGGAAGCTAGAAGATGCTCGAGTTGGAGAAAAAGAAGATGGAGCGGATGCGGTTGAGCAGGTCGGCCAGGACGAACGGTTTGGTGATGTAATCGTCGGCGCCCATTTCGAACCCCACCCGCTGATCGGCCGGGCGCCCCATGGCCGTCAACATGAGGATGGGCACCTTTTCCGTGTCGGGGTCGGCCCGCAGGTAGCGGCACACCTCGTAGCCGTCCATGCCAGGTAGAACAATGTCCAGGATGATCAGGTCGGGCTGGACCTCGTGGGCCAGGCGCAGTCCCTCTGGGCCGGTGCGGGCCGTGTGGACTTGATAGCCTTCCCGTCGCAGAATGTGGCTGAGTAGTTTGCTGGTGCTCGCTTCATCCTCGATCACCAGGATCGTTTGTGAGGCCATGAAGGCTCCTTCCTATGCAAATTCAGTGCCCAGATTCAGCGTCCAGATTCAGGTGAAATTGAATCTGTGACGAGAGAGTCCCGCTGTCAACGGGTAAAAAAGGTGGATGCCGCTACCCCGTTCTCGGTGATTACCGTTAATTGATTGGTGGTGTTGGGCCCCACCGGCGGCAACAGGCGAATTTGAATCACCATTTCTTCATCCGGGTTGAAGATGTCCGGCTCATACACCTCGGGCGTGGACAGGGCCTGCAGGTACAGGCCGGCCACGGTCCACTGGTTGTCGGTGGGTGTGGCCGGGGTAAAGGGCAGCCATTTGACATGATAGCCGCCGGAGGCCGTGTAGTAGTGGACGATCACGTCCCACTCCTGAAAATCGGCCAGTTTGACACTCCCCTGGTTGCGCAGGATCGCTTCGACCACAGAGCCAGAGCTCAACACCTGGGTGCTGGCAAAATCGATGTCCGTGTGGACCCGCTCCAGGGTCCTCTCTTGCATCTCCCGGCCGGACGTCAGGATGGCGTCCTGGCTGGTGAGATAGACCTGGGCAATGGTAAACACGCTGTATAGCGCGACCATGGCGATGATCAGGGAAGCAAGCGCGGATTCCATGGGAGCTGCACTCGAGACCTACTCCAGTCTGGCGTAAATACCACGACAGAAATTTCGGCGGCATTACCTCTGGTGGAAACGATCGGCAAATTTCTGCCGGGATTGACTACATGCTGAAAAAGAACGAATCGGACAGGCCGTTGGGCAGGGTGAGCTTCACAAAATAGCGGCCCGAGCTGAGCAGTGAGCCATAGCGCACCGTGATTTTCAGGGTCGCCGTGGGGTTCCAGGCCGTGTCATTCTCCACCTGCCATTCCCAGTATGGATAGCTGCCCCCTGCATCATCCTTGTAAGGAATGCGGATAAAATTGCCTTCGGGCCCCAGGAACAGGTCCATGCGCTGGACGGCGATGATGCGGGTGGCGCCCACATTTTTGACCCATACGAAGATGTCGAAGGTGCCGTTGCCGTTGATGTCCTGCCAGGCGCCGTCCTTGTCCAGCTCACCGGTGGCGTGGATGATTTCGACCTGGCTTTTCAGCCGGTCATCGATGCGCCCTCGCATGCCCACCAGGGCGGCGCTGCTCTGGTTGACGGCCGGATAAACCGTATTGAAGACCATCACGGACACCACCACGCTGACGATGAGCATGAGGGCGGTGGTGATGGCTTTATCCACGGCCCTTGCCCTCGAGCACTTCGCTCAACTGCATGAGCATGTCGAAGGTATCCCGAGGGCTCACCGGTGCAGTGGGCTCCTGATCTTCGGCCAGCTCGACGAGCTGCAGCAGCAAAGCCCGATGGTGGTCGGCCAGATAACCGCCCTGCGCGTAGGTCTCTACCGCCTTTCGGGTGCGTTCCTTGCCGATCCGCTCCACGCTTTGGCTGACCCACGTAGCCAACGCCGTAAAGTGGCCTGGTCCTCCACCGGCCGCGGGATGGCCGTTGCCATTGGTGGATTTGCCCGCTGCCCGGCGGGCCACCGGCGGGGGTGCCTCGTGGGTGAACTCGTCGTCATCCTCCAGCAGGTCCGCTTCTGTCAGGCCAAATTCCCGCAGGGATTCCACGTCCTTCAGGACATGGGCCAGGGGAGAAACCCGGCCCCGCTCTTCACCTGAACGGGGCTCCTGGCCGGAAAGTCGACTGGCCGGTGTCTCTGGCTCTTCTGCCTCTGGATCCTGGCTACGCAGGGCTGGATACTGGCGGTTCAGGATATGCTCCTGAATGTCCAGCAGCGCCTGTCGAATTTCGTTTTTTAAGATTTTGAGTTCGTGTTCCAGGGTCTCCACCCGGGTTTCCAGGTTCATGGTAGCTCCTCAGCGGGTTCGTTCTCCTGAGTACCAGGGCCATGGGGAGCACACCTGATGGCTCCCAACAGGCCGCTCCCCATGGACAGGATGAGGAAATGAGAAGCGATTCGTCCGGGCTGCACCGACCGAACGAATCGCTCTCTACCAGTGACGTCGAGGGGTCGACCGGCTGCCCGCCCTACTGGAGATCGTTCACCGTTTCGATGTAGGCAGGCGTTGTCCGTTGGATGGAGAAGACGGCGCCGGCCGGCGGCTTCACTTCGATGATGAAATCGGTGTTTGTACTCAGGGTAATCGTGGGGGCTAGCGTAACGGTAATCTCCGCCAATTCACCCTGTTCCAGCAGGGTGTCACCTGTGGTATCGTAATCGTTCTTGCCCAACCACGTCACGCTCCAGTCCACATCGGTGTGGCGTTGGGTGGCATCTCGATAGTCGATGACCACCACCCGATCATCCGGGTCATTGTTCAGATCGATGGGCTCACCGCCTGCGGCGCTGGCCACGGTGAAGATGACAGAGTCTACGGTGCCGGTCGCTCCCGTAGTTTCACCGATGATGACCAC
This window contains:
- a CDS encoding type II/IV secretion system ATPase subunit codes for the protein MPFPQTNFDQVRAGLSPLRLDQLPPPLREVAATKPFLWEYLQALPIHEIGIPAYYPKLSRKLRGLKVRNLIYPTSDENVFIHIYPDPKSERDYYIPIDPLVPVNLNGLVEKVEARLLDMAEEIGHAPEEERQAVLTRAIEQICTVDSPRARRNGKIPVSPRELLALKYLMVRDKLGMGPLHPLLVDPYIEDISCSGVGRMFIEHKIFKSLKSSIYFPSHDDLDDFVVQMGERIKRPVTLRHPIVDATLPDGSRINIVYGRDIAKRGSNFTIRKFSEEVLSVLDLIEFGSMNYLIAAYLWLAIEEDMNVFVVGPTASGKTTLLNALTTFIRPDAKIVTIEDTPELQVPHPNWVREVVRDMGKEAQGGGVDMFALLKAALRQRPDRILIGEIRGVEGNIAFQAMQTGHGVMATFHASSVQKVIQRLTGEPINVPKVNIDNLDLVVIQAAVRAPNGQTVRRVVSVNEIVDYDPIENAFSFVTAFRWRAEDDTFEFPGDMNSFLLEQKVAMKRGLPESKRRAIYSELRKRAAILEKIHKRGGMNSFEKLFSVIAEAHKQGLI
- a CDS encoding NUDIX hydrolase, giving the protein MTQTPSQQTPLQTWKTLARERVLQVGDGRFLVVENHTVELPDGQVIANWPWLVTPAFVNVVVETAEKKFLCFRQAKYAVDSLSLAVAGGYLEEGEDPLEAARRELLEETGYQADVWIPLGSYVVDGNRGNGRAHLYLARGARWVQPADADDLEEQELLLLSRAELADALRRGEFKVLPWATAVALALLHIAQEELPAGGLS
- a CDS encoding molybdopterin-dependent oxidoreductase, coding for MTDEKTPAWLHGHAHEPNPEPPTADPSIILRRPDGSEVFITPEDLQRLPQCEVADCYIVSTGHGTSGPFCFTGPRLSDVLQAHLVGQGWSYVDVVSADGFGNRVTADELRASTRRPILLAIARDGQPLQRAQGLVRLIVPDERDDALRQVKWVARLDVH
- a CDS encoding response regulator transcription factor; translated protein: MASQTILVIEDEASTSKLLSHILRREGYQVHTARTGPEGLRLAHEVQPDLIILDIVLPGMDGYEVCRYLRADPDTEKVPILMLTAMGRPADQRVGFEMGADDYITKPFVLADLLNRIRSIFFFSNSSIF
- a CDS encoding archaellin/type IV pilin N-terminal domain-containing protein, with amino-acid sequence MNKQQEGISRMNMMLNRLLKRLQRDERGITALETAIILIAFVVVASVFAFTILSAGTFSTERGKEAVYAGLSEVRSSIEIKGSVVIIGETTGATGTVDSVIFTVASAAGGEPIDLNNDPDDRVVVIDYRDATQRHTDVDWSVTWLGKNDYDTTGDTLLEQGELAEITVTLAPTITLSTNTDFIIEVKPPAGAVFSIQRTTPAYIETVNDLQ
- a CDS encoding ATP-dependent Clp protease adaptor ClpS encodes the protein MSESAVQPTPQTNQMKMTPEMDVEQQTASTAQPSTEGMARVIIHNDDVTPYEYVIDILGGVFMLSEEIADHIAWTAHTKGQAVVVVRPRAEAEKLAKIAQGRAKRDGFPLTFSLETES
- a CDS encoding excalibur calcium-binding domain-containing protein; its protein translation is MPLQVDGSPGDGASMLDRRAGREGLRHPSSAFTRLGADWSRLAALWVWVALTFLAFSFPVQAMPASQAETCACDADRYSCSDFPSWIQAQECYAYCLVTVGFDIHRLDEDGDGVVCELPLLLPTATPASLSEAPAVPSPTLSVSPPLTPVTSITATQALTPVQPVTAAQDLTPPPAPPGNRVAWQEVAPYGLGAAGIVVLLLVFWFLRIRRGSQGGDPDGGGPPEHQATTRLP
- a CDS encoding type II secretion system F family protein, translated to MLKRISRDLFKRDGFQEVNGFDLFYQLTYMSAVAASGISRNRIFQLGSSLPRNPAAYFDRVNLLSQTLGYDYARACSLVGLAIKSEAMVSLLLRLSNALASGQPEHEFLSEEAGVQGQLYEKEYERDLASLTKWTDAYAAVTVSASLMIIINMTSSLIYPLGDGILVGLVITAAFTAGVTAWILSRAAPKEKIDLFSKEGPWTQRTALRMALYLLPAIVVIGSLLLVLGVPISVTTLVVAVLLFPLGLVSVLAGREIDKKDREFGPFLRSLGSMAVSTGATITEALNRLDLSSFPTLESDLKRLRNRLNAAISPELCWQKFALETGSKLIGEAVTIFNDAVKLGGDPDTIAFLTADFSARTIMLRAKRKVTASTFTWLTVVMHGAVATLMVLILEIVHNFSELMNAAMPTLEPGAEAVTVPMSVFNTPEIGLYRWMTIFMVLLLSLINAGAIIATDGGHRLKLTFYLSIMLFTSGLSFLLVPPLVERIL
- a CDS encoding ATPase domain-containing protein produces the protein MQEKLETLEEEAKTKTVVSTGSREIDDKMGGGIPLGSLTLIEGDSHSGKSVLSQQMTWGSLSDGSRLAFFTTENTVKSLVRQMQSLNIDILDYLLLGRLRIFPMEISQSKGEVLDALLKAIRNEGQKGAELIFVDALTPCITATTPEAVLYFFEQCKRLCSNGMTIIIVIHSHAVDRDLLVRITSLCDAHLRMRTEEVGERLIKAMEVAKVRGASKRTGNIVSFEVEPGLGMRIIPISKAQG